One stretch of Deinococcus apachensis DSM 19763 DNA includes these proteins:
- a CDS encoding ABC transporter substrate-binding protein has protein sequence MRKALFVALALTVGSATAAPFVLPAKWMAANPSQAKTGGEVRIYSLSDYKTLNPFTSSEADSLPTLMGLDGAGLAGLFAQDPTTDKFIPHMADAMPTVSNGGKRFVIKLRQGMKFSDGQPITADDFVTTFKIHTDDKVGSNSYDNFFINGKPITLKKIDNNTLQFDFPQVSASAYSRMSFAPWPDHVFGPVYKSKGAEGIKAMWGISTNPSAIVSPGPWVLSSYQAGQRAVLKKNPYFGEWNKDAAGKPLPYLDTMSIRLLKDLNAGLAAYLAGQIDIFGASKADDLAQIKRAIDSGNLKATLVPNVSPNSTSQWIVFNWNKAGDPFKQKIFRDVRFRQAMSHIANRQGMIQLALGGLGSEVYTGVYPVFKNYQYASTPKYPYNLAQASKLLAQMGFTKKNAQGYLVDKTGKVLEFNMSTNAGNTVREQLGRIFADEAKKVGVKINFTPIDFNNIVDQLNSKGANRPFDAILLGLSGGDNIWPYGSNVVPCGGNLHAFNVPDNGKCLTPQESLMTKLYFQGDQTLDDDARRKIGEQLSKAEALNQGFIYLVGTNYHVTYNSRLGGEYDRDLWDAYNGSRPYAHVTTYIK, from the coding sequence ATGAGAAAAGCCCTGTTCGTCGCGCTCGCCCTGACGGTTGGTTCTGCCACCGCCGCCCCCTTTGTCCTGCCCGCCAAGTGGATGGCTGCGAACCCCTCGCAGGCCAAGACCGGCGGTGAGGTCCGCATCTACTCGCTGAGCGACTACAAGACGCTCAACCCCTTCACCAGCTCCGAGGCGGACAGCCTGCCCACTCTAATGGGCCTCGATGGTGCGGGTCTGGCTGGCCTCTTTGCCCAGGACCCCACCACCGACAAGTTCATCCCGCACATGGCCGACGCCATGCCGACGGTGAGCAACGGCGGCAAGCGCTTTGTCATCAAGCTGCGTCAGGGCATGAAGTTCAGCGACGGTCAGCCCATCACCGCCGATGACTTCGTGACGACCTTCAAGATCCACACCGACGACAAGGTCGGAAGCAACTCCTACGACAACTTCTTCATCAACGGCAAGCCGATCACGCTGAAGAAGATTGACAACAACACCCTGCAATTTGACTTCCCGCAGGTGAGCGCCAGCGCTTACAGCCGCATGTCGTTCGCGCCGTGGCCCGACCATGTCTTCGGCCCGGTGTACAAGAGCAAGGGCGCCGAGGGCATCAAGGCCATGTGGGGTATCAGCACCAACCCTAGCGCCATCGTGTCCCCCGGTCCCTGGGTCCTGAGCAGTTATCAGGCCGGGCAGCGCGCGGTGCTGAAGAAGAACCCCTACTTCGGCGAGTGGAACAAGGACGCCGCTGGCAAGCCTCTGCCGTACCTCGACACCATGAGCATCCGGCTGCTCAAGGACCTCAACGCGGGCCTGGCCGCCTACCTCGCGGGGCAGATCGACATTTTTGGTGCCAGCAAGGCGGACGACCTCGCGCAGATCAAGCGCGCCATCGACAGCGGCAACCTCAAGGCTACCCTGGTGCCCAACGTCAGCCCCAACTCGACCAGCCAGTGGATCGTCTTCAACTGGAACAAGGCAGGCGATCCCTTCAAGCAGAAGATCTTCCGCGACGTGCGCTTCCGCCAGGCCATGAGCCACATCGCCAACCGTCAGGGCATGATTCAGCTCGCGCTGGGCGGCCTGGGCAGCGAGGTCTACACCGGCGTGTACCCGGTGTTCAAGAACTACCAGTACGCCAGCACGCCGAAGTACCCGTACAATCTGGCGCAGGCCTCCAAGCTGCTGGCTCAGATGGGCTTCACCAAGAAGAACGCCCAGGGCTACCTGGTGGACAAGACCGGCAAGGTGCTGGAGTTCAACATGTCCACCAATGCGGGCAACACCGTGCGCGAGCAGCTCGGCCGCATCTTCGCCGACGAGGCCAAGAAGGTCGGCGTGAAGATCAACTTCACCCCCATCGACTTCAACAACATTGTCGACCAGCTCAACTCCAAGGGTGCCAACCGGCCCTTCGACGCGATCCTGCTGGGCCTGTCGGGCGGCGACAACATCTGGCCCTACGGCAGCAATGTGGTGCCCTGCGGCGGCAACCTGCACGCCTTCAACGTGCCGGATAACGGCAAGTGCCTCACCCCGCAGGAAAGCCTGATGACCAAGCTGTACTTCCAGGGTGACCAGACGCTGGACGACGATGCCCGCCGCAAGATCGGCGAGCAACTGTCCAAGGCCGAGGCGCTGAACCAGGGCTTCATCTACCTGGTCGGCACCAACTACCACGTCACCTACAACAGCCGTCTGGGCGGTGAGTACGACCGTGACCTGTGGGACGCCTACAACGGCTCGCGTCCCTACGCCCACGTGACGACCTACATTAAGTAA